The sequence GCACCTTGCCAAGGGTCTCGATCTGATCGTCCTGCACCGCATTCAGCATAGAAGGTGCACCTTGCGCCTGCACGCCGTAAACACGCACACGGGGATTCATCTGTTTAATGGCAAAGGCCACGCCGCTGATGAGACCACCGCCGCCAATAGGCACCACCACAACATCCACATTCTCCAACTGATTCAGGATCTCCAGACCGATGGTACCTTGACCGGCAATCACATCTTCATCATCAAAGGGATGAATAAAAGTGTAGCCTTTCTCCTCTTTCAGCTCCAGCGCTTTTTTGTAAGCGTCATCATACACGCCCTTGACCAGGCACACCTTGGCGCCATAGCGCTTGGTGGCCTCCACCTTACTGATGGGTGCGCCGTCCGGCAGGCAGATCAGAGACTGAATACCATTCTTGGTAGCAGCCAGCGCCACGCCCTGGGCATGGTTACCGGCGGAGCAGGCAATCACGCCCCGCGCCTTTTCCTCATCGGTCAGCTTGCTGATCTTATAGTAGGAGCCCCGGATCTTAAACGAACCGGTGACCTGCAAATTCTCTGTTTTTAAATACACATTTGTACCCGGGTGAATATTGGGCGCCAGGATCATATCCGT comes from Oscillospiraceae bacterium and encodes:
- the ilvA gene encoding threonine ammonia-lyase, whose protein sequence is MLTLDKVYQASQVLREVIRETDMILAPNIHPGTNVYLKTENLQVTGSFKIRGSYYKISKLTDEEKARGVIACSAGNHAQGVALAATKNGIQSLICLPDGAPISKVEATKRYGAKVCLVKGVYDDAYKKALELKEEKGYTFIHPFDDEDVIAGQGTIGLEILNQLENVDVVVVPIGGGGLISGVAFAIKQMNPRVRVYGVQAQGAPSMLNAVQDDQIETLGKVQTIADGIAVKTPGNNTFELVKQYVDGIVTVSDDEIALAILTLLEQQKLIAEGAGAVPVAAVMAGKIPDIEGKNVCCLLSGGNIDVTILSRVIERGLKMGGRTADITIALSDQPGQLSGVSSIIAEQGANVVSVNYDSTDLDMNITDCFLKLGIETRDNAHIESIKQALTSAGFEVCS